TATATATGGAAAAAAGACAGTATTTGGCTGGCTTAGTGGAGCTGTGACAGATTTGAAATGCAAATTTCCCAAACAGAGAATGTTGCCATGCAATCTCTTTCAAAGCTCTCCAGTCAGCACCACAAACGTTGCCAAACGGGCTTTGAAGAAGCCACTTCCTGCTACCAAGCCGGCGGTAGATGGGGATGTCCTCGGCGTGCTTCTGctgctttttattttctattcctTGGAAAACATTAGAGTAAACCAACTATGATCTTGTCGacataaaattaatagattCTGATGGCTCTTTAAAGCTGTATAAAActcttgaaagaaataaaaaatcatttcagtATAATGTTTATTAGGCATGAGCTGCCTGGCGAGATTTCCATTGGAATCCTATTTTTATCAATCTATGCTTATCAAAACTTTGGTTTCATTATGCTAATGCTTTCAACATAGGTGATGGGCCAaagttagaaaattaaaaatacaaattcttGGGGGACCAGCTTGGTCGCCCAAGCAAGGGCGACCATCGTGGAtggccagccagccagccagccagccatcTGACCCAGTGACCCAACCTCGCGGGTTGCTAGCGACCTGACCTCGCGAGTTGCCTGACCAACAACCAGccctcttatttttctttcttcagctACATGGCACACACCTCTGTATTTAATTCTATGAATTATTATTTGACAATTTTATGTGTATCACAcaccttttttttgttcttgccaCACACAAGATTTGCAGGACAAATGTTGTATTCAGCACCGATAGTTACATTTATGCTATGTCTACTACTAGCCTATATGAAggctaataaaaatatacaccAACTTTTCCTCCGATCATAATCATATACGAGGCTCAAAACGCAAGCTCGCATTAATTGATGAACCACCTTGATTGGCCAATGATATAATTTtctcattcataaaaaaaaaattctaaactaGGTGTATAAATTTACCTGATTTCACCAATCAGAGCTCAACTTTAAGCGTTTGTTTGGAAACgtcgtttttttaaaaaaattattttttttatatattttaaatcgttttgatgtgttgatctcaaaaataattttttttaaaataaaaaaaatatcattttaatatatttcagcacgaaaagttttttaaaaagtaacaacaaccacacttccaaacacctTCTAAATAAAGCTTAAACCTAGATTTGCacataacacttttttttttttcatgagaaatttatttttttaggaactACTAGCTAATATACCTAACTTTATAGGAGACTATGGAAAGCTCAATATTTTCTATGTGAATATTTTTCATGACCTCATCAATAGATCGTGAtgataaatacataaaataaatttatttttaaaaagttttggattgaatttttatataaaagaaatatgtcACTATGTAATAATGATATTCTCAAATTTAACAATACTTTAAAAGGCACAAGAGATTAGATTCACCGTACAAAATTGCATTTGTGAATTATCTcacaaaatattatggattcattatttacaatgagttttttttctttctatttttttttaacttcacccttttaaactaaataaatgaaCAATTTAAGGAAggacaaaattaaataacataggaccaaattagaaaaggcaaagaaaatACATAGTGAATTCAAAGTTTGCAAAAAGAGTTAACGTTGGTTCTCCTATTTTTGCAACAATACATTTTTAGTCCccgtgaattttttaaattcatatttttaagaaactttattttttttttatgtatatctttttatatttttagattgttttgatatactaatataaaaaataatttttaatatatatatatatatatatatattaaaaaaaaactttaaaaaacaatccatattaactttaaaataccCTTGGTATTGAGTGGGACCCTAAAACCTAGACTCTTGATCCAGAAACGTTAACTTGTTGAAGCAGTTGAACTAATATGTCCAAAAACCCCACCTATACCAAACTCTCCAATACCATTTTCCATTCCACCCAAGTCACCAGCCTAGCTATGGCCACTGAAGACTTCACCTTCCCCATCTTCACAGACCCTGTCTCATGCAGCATCGATTCCCCACCTCTATGGTGCTTATCTCCTGCGGCCTCTCCTGATCCTTACCATGaagaaacatcaaaagaaagCAGCAcggaaggagaagagagagatcaagtctttaaaaatagttttccaACGGGACCGATCAAGCACTTAACGCAAGGGAAGAGCTTTTCAAGAAGAGAGGAGCTGGGCTCGGCTGCATCTGAGTTGGTGAGAAGAAATGGTAGTCTAAATGATAAGGAGGAGAAGATGGACATGTTGTGGGAGGATTTCAACACTGAAGAAACATTGACAAGAAGTCACAGTAGTTCGAGATTGGATTCTGAAGCAGTTCATATGGGTTGCGTTAAAGCCTTGAGACTGTCCAAACCTAATGGCACTGCCATCATTTCTGCAAGGAAACCAGGCTTGGTGGTGTTCATGAAAGAGTTGAAGAGTCTTTTCTTGATTCACAATTCTCATAGGTCAGTTAAGCATCACAGTTCTTATAGACCATCAGTTAAAGGTCACTGGTCACATAAGCCTGTGAAAATTGGCTCATGGTATTGATCATGGGAGTCtttgtttgatttatatataccACTTGCCAATGGTGATGGAACCCAACCGAAGAGCAAGAGATCTTGATTTCAAATCCTGTGTGGCAGTCTAGCTAATAGTATTGCATGCCATGCCAAGCTGTGAAGGGTTACCTAATAACTTGCTGCATAAATCacgaaaatatattagaatgcAAATATAGGGATTGAAAATATGCTGAAGCTATAGtaaattttaccttttttcGTTATAAAAGAGAGCTTCAAACTAGTTGAGTTACAACAGATTTATAACaatgataaattttattataactaTGTGTTCAGCCAAAAAGTTTTATTGAaagcttttttatattatagttattattaGAGCTtctttgatattatgataataattattttttaaaatattttttatttaaaaatatatttttaaaataaatttttgatatcatgtcaaaacgatctaaaatcataagaaaattaatttgaaataaaaaaataaaaaatttcattttattttaaagtaattttgaaaTGCAAACTAAACACAATAAATTTGTCTCTttcctaattatttttcattttaattttgtttggcCTTGTCATGCTTACAAGTTTAACAGAGGATACTTAACTCTAACCATTTTTTAATGTTGTCATATGCGATGTTTttggaagaattttttttaaaaaaattttaaaaaacctcatttctaaaaagtgaattttatatgtttaaataaacaaataaaactctGATTGTTCCAGActcttacaaaaaatacacGTCTTAACTTGAACTCGAGACTTACTATATAAATCTCAAACTTTTTATTATCATGCTGCCCTCCTTGAAAACATATGTTTTTGGAAACATATGTTTTTGGAACACGACAACCAGTTCAGCATCTTTAGAGTTAGCAATGCCAAATCGGTCAATCATTGGGTCGACATTCTTAAGTCCTTGAAGCTCGACCATTCTGGATTTCATCAGGACAGAAcgatacatacatacatatatatatatatatacatacatatatatatatatatacagacaCCTCACATACAACTGGGCAaaaccctatatatatatatatatatatacagacaCCTCACATACAACTGGGCAAAACCCCACAACAGCTTATTAAATATGAGTAAAGGCCTACTCGATCTTCTAAAAGGAAGTAGTGGGACGAACACCCGTGACTTCTTGGCATAAGCAAGGGAATCActactaattaatatatattctgCCTAATTAAGAAGCAGTTAGTACGTTGCCAACTACTAATTACTTAATTAATCACTCAACAAATGATTGATATGCTTAATTGTTGTTTTGTCAAATTATGCTAGAACTTCGTTTTCTGATCATGATGGAAGTTATATCAATGAATCTATAAATGCTCTTTGGAAGACATTATTTAAAGAATGCTGTTAgctatattaattttagttcaatattataatgtttttcttctaaaagaaattaatgatgTTTATTCCGGAGAAGAAGATGTagaagatattattattattattattattattatttttcggAT
This genomic interval from Populus nigra chromosome 11, ddPopNigr1.1, whole genome shotgun sequence contains the following:
- the LOC133706226 gene encoding uncharacterized protein LOC133706226; its protein translation is MATEDFTFPIFTDPVSCSIDSPPLWCLSPAASPDPYHEETSKESSTEGEERDQVFKNSFPTGPIKHLTQGKSFSRREELGSAASELVRRNGSLNDKEEKMDMLWEDFNTEETLTRSHSSSRLDSEAVHMGCVKALRLSKPNGTAIISARKPGLVVFMKELKSLFLIHNSHRSVKHHSSYRPSVKGHWSHKPVKIGSWY